The genomic stretch TTCTCGGACTGGAGGAAGCGGCGGAGCTCTTCGGTGACGGCGCGCGTCACCTCGTCCTTGGTCTTCTCGGCCTGGCCGAGGATGAAGCCCAGGGCTTCCTTGGGGAGTTTGAGCTGGCCCGCGAGGTTGCGGATGCCCTCTTCCGTCATGAAGAGGGCACCCAGGCCGGCCACGGCCATGCGGCGGACGAACTCCGGAACGAAGCCCGCGGGCCCGTTGGAGCCACTGGATCGGTCCTGCCGTTCGTCTTCGTCGAGCAGCGGATCGGGTGGGAAGTCGTCGTTGCCGGCCGGGGCCATGATGTCTCCTCGATAGTTAGCGGGCCTGCATCACCGGCAGCGGAACGCTCTTGATGCTCTGGGCTGACACGCGCCCTGCGATGTTCCGCGCGACTTCCTGGAAGGCCTTCGCCTCCGGGCTGTCCTTGGCACCCACGACCACCGGAACGCCGGAGTCTCCAGACTCCCGCACCTTCAGGTCCAGCGGGATTTCACCGAGGAATGGAATCCCGAACATCTGCGCGGCCTTGCGGCCGCCGCCGTGGTTGAAGATGGCCGTGGTGTGCGAGCAGTTCGGGCAGACGAACTGGCTCATGTTCTCCACGATGCCCAGCACGGGGATGTGGACCTTGTCGAACATCTGCTTGGCGCGCACCACGTCCGCGAGCGCCACGTCCTGGGGCGTGGTGACGAGCACGGCGCCCGCGGCCCGGACGGACTGGGACAGCGTGAGCGCCACGTCGCCGGTGCCGGGAGGCAGGTCGAGGACGAGGTAGTCGAGCTCGCCCCAGTTCACGTCGCGGACGAGCTGCATCAGCGCGCCGTGGAGCATGGGGCCGCGCCAGATGAGCGCCTGGTCGGCCTCCACGAGGAAGCCGATGGACATGACCTTGAGGCCGTGGGCCTCGAGCGGATTGAGCTTCTTGCCGTCCGGGCTGACGGGGCGCTTGTCGCCCAGGCCGGTCATCATGGGGACGGAGGGGCCGTAGAAGTCCGCGTCGAGCAGGCCCACCTTGGCGCCGTGCTGGGCCAGGGCCGTGGCGAGGTTGATGGAGACGGTGGACTTGCCCACCCCGCCCTTCCCCGCGCCGACGAGGATGATGTTCTTCACCTGGGGGAGGAGCGCGCCAGCGGGCATGCCGCCACCGGCCGCGCGGACCTGGGCGCCCCACTCGATGTCAAAGGACTTGAGGCCGGGGACGGCCTTGAGGGCGGCCTCGGAGTCGGCCTGGATCTTCCCCTTCATGGGGCAGGCAGGCGTGGTGAGCTCGATCTTGAGTTTCGCGGTGTCCCCGCTGACGCGGATGTCCTTCACCATTCCCGCCTTCACGAGGTCGATGTGAAGCTCGGGATCCATCACCTTCGACATCGCAGCGAGGATGTCGGCCTGGGTAACGCGCATCAGGACACCTGAAACCTTTGGAAAACGGGCGGTTGTAAGCCGCCAACGGGCGCGGAATCTGCCAGCCCAGGGGGGGCTGTCAACGTCGTTTAACGGGGCTGTACGCCCAGCGCACCCTGTAGGTGTCAGGCACGGTCGCCTACTGTCGGCCCGCTGAACGAGCCTATCAGGAGCGCTGGTGCGGGCCCCGGACGGCGGGACGAGGGGTTGGTGCGCTACTTGATTGGTCTGCTCCCCAATTTTCGGACCAGTTGAAGAGTGAGAGAGTCCTCGCGGCCAGGAGGTAGGTCGGTCGTGAGGAAGAGCAGGTTTACCGAGGAGCAGATGGTCCGCATCCTGAGGGAGGCGGAGGCGCCTGGGGCCAGCGTGGTGGAGGTGGCCCGGAAGCACGGCGTCGCCGAGCAGACGCTCTACCGTTGGCGGCAGAAGTTCGGCGGCATGGAGGCAGGCGACGCGACGCGGCTCAAGGAGAAGGAGAAGGAGAAGGAGAAGGAGAACGCGCGGCTGAAGAAGTTGCTGGCCGAGAGGGACCTCGAAATCGAGGTCATGAAGGAAATCTCCACAAAAAAATGGTGAGCGCGTCCGTCCGTCGCCGGCAGGTGCAGTACGCCGAGGAGCGAGGCGTGTCGCAGCGCCGGGCGTGCGCGCTGTTACAGGTGGCCCGCAGCAGTCTGGGCTACGTCCGTCGCAAGGAGGCGAGGGACGCGGCGCTGGTGGAGAAGCTGCGAGGTATCGCTCGGGCACGTCCCCGGTTCGGCTACCGGCGGGCCTGGGCGCTGCTGCGGCGAGAAGGGCCTATGGTCAACGTGAAGCGGGTGCATCGGCTCTGGAGGAAGGAGGGGCTGGCTCTCACTCGAAGGAGGCCGAGAAAGCGCCTTCGGCTCGGACGGCCGCGGCAGCCGAAGCCCGAGGGCGTCAACTCGGTATGGGCCTTGGGACTTCGTGCACGACGCATGCGCCAACGGGCAGAAGCTCAAGTGTCTCACTGTCGTGGACGAGTACAGCCGCGAATGCCTGGCCATCGACGTGGCGGGGCGCATCAACTCCAGATGAGTCATCGAGATACTCTCGCGCCTGGTGGCGGTGCACGGTCCGCCGAAGTACCTCAGAAGCGACAACGGTCCGGAGTTCATCGCCAAGGCCCTGCGAGGGTGGCTGGAGGTCAGCGGCATCCAGACGGCCTACAGCGACCGGGGCAAGTCCTGGCAGAACGGTACCAACGAGAGCTTCAACGGCCGCTTTCGCGATGAGTGCCTGTCCGCGGAGTGGTTTGCCAACAGGAGGGAGGCCGTCGTCCTCATTGATGCGTGGCGGTACGGCTACAACGAGAAGCGTCCGCACAGCAGTCTGGGCTACAAGACACCCGCGGAGGTCGGAGCTCGCCGTGCCCATGCCGACCCCGCCGCATCATCCCCCGAGCACGGAATCAGCAGCGCCGCAGGACTCTTGTAACGCGTGGTCCGAAGAACGGGGGCAGATCACAGGCAGCATCGAGAGGTAGAGCTTGGTGGGCCCCTTCTCGCTCCTGAGCCATTCGCAGAGCAATCACTGCTCGTTGCCCGGGGCCAGCCCCACGGAGTGCCCCTGGGTGATACGGATGCTCAACGCTGCGAAGCGCAGGCGCTTGCATACCTTAGGGCCGTCACCCGACTGCCCCACATTCAAAAGCACTACTCCAGGGCTCTTGCATAGGCTTTAACCTCCTGATCGTCACGCAGGGGTAACAGGCCTTCTTCAGTGTCAAATCTATACCACTGCCAATTCTTCCCATCCGTAATAACTGCGAAAGGGACCCTGAAGGCCATAGCAGAAGATCCGAGTTCATTGAGTCGAATGTTCATGTTTTTGGGGTGATTGAGAGGTTGCGCGTATCGAATGACAAAGATCGGCCTATTTGAACCACGTGCCAAAGCCAGGAGGCGTGTTCGGTGCCTACGGCCATGGAGCGTGGTAGTGGCTTCGACGTCAACCTTGCCCACATGTGGCCACGCCTCGATGATTTCTACGAGTTTCTTCTCGCCCTCATGCATCCATGCGAACGACCGGTCACCTAGCGGCGATTCCACCTCTCCAGCGCGCAGAGACATGAACGATGCCGCTAAATCTGCGGGGACCTCATAGGTTTTATCGAGAGTCACTAGGCTGACATATTGGACCTTAGTGCCAAGGACCTCTAGGAGCGTCCAACTTCCATCGGACATCCGCGTCATGAATGGAGCGAGTTCACTTTCTGTGTTTCTGCGGAGAACTCGTGAACCAATCTCAAGAAGAGAGTGTAGAGAGGGGGCGAACTGCCTAGCCATGATGCCTGCGGACTCGCTAAGCCCGAAATGAGCAACCTGATTGCGCGTATTGGCAAGTTCTTGGAGCGCCGGAGCCAACTCCAAAAGAGCCGACAAATCAGTACGGAATGGCTCATCTGACGTGCCGAGCATGCTCTGCCATTTTGGTGTCACGGTAAAAATCAATCCACCGAGCGAGCGCGTGGTAACGTCGCCCCATGCTCGTGGGAGGAACTCCTCGTTCCGCTCGCGAGAAAACCCAATCATTATGGCAAGAATGGCTCGTCGCGCATATTCGGCGGCGCGAAGAATCAGACCAACGTTGGCATCATTGGATTGAGGATCGCTATGCTCAATGAATTGAATATACGAGTGGAGTCCATGCAGGTGCGCGGGAGCATTCTGTTGGTCGCCAGTATCTGAAACCTGAGCAGCAGTCACTGGAGCACGCGCGGCAAGGAGCGCAAGCAGCATTTCAGAAGGCTCGCCAGGGGCCATCGCACAGAAGAGGAGCCGATCGGCCGTCCTCTGAAGTCGAGGAAACCCCAGGGCACTCCGAACTGTCGTTGGGCAGGCACGAATAGCATCGGACAGTCGAGCCGCACCCGCCGAGGCAACGGTCGTCAGCGCAATGGCGACACGCTCATCGCTGGCGATTTCGGCTCCATCGAAAGTCCAGATTCCCTCATGCTCTCCTTTTAAGTCATGTAGTTCATAGCTCTCATTGATCCGGTCTCCCATCTGGACTGGGGCACCACCCCAGTTTGCCTGCTGTCTTTCCAGGAGCGCATCACGCATTGCGGCAGCAGACTGGAAGCGGTGCTCTGGCGCAGTTTGGGTTGCCTTGCGGACGATTGCATGCAGCCCAGGCGGGAGCTTGTCGGAAATTACTCTCATTGGTCCCAGTTCTCCTGCCACGAGGAACTCAAGGACACGGCCCAGGGCGTAAAGATCGGCCCGCTCATCGACCTCGCCAGTGCGCTGAAGTTGCTCCGGAGCGGCGAACGCGACCGTTCCCACGGCGTCGAGCGTCCGCGTCTGCCTTGCTAAGTGCTCAGCAGTCGCGATTCCGAAGTCAATGAGGCGGACACTTCCTGTTCGGTCCACAATGATGTTTGATGGCTTCACGTCTCGATGGATCACACCGTGCGCGTGCGCGGACTCCAATGCGCTGAGAACATCTAGGCAAATGGTGACGGCCCGACTTGCAGGGAGCGACTTGCGATCAACCGCTGACTGAAGATCCTCACCGTTTACATACTCCATGAGTAGATGCGGCGATGGCTCGTCACGGTAGTCTGATACTTTAACGATAGATGGGTGGTTTAGATTGGCAAGGAGTTCGTGCTCCATTCGCAGGCGTTGTCGCTGCAACTGATTCACGGCCACGATGTGGCGTAGTACCTTCACGGCAATGTTAGGCCCCGGCGGGCGGCCCTTGAATTCTTCGCGTGCTAAATAAACTATGCTGCTAGCTCCCGCCCCGAGTTTTCCCTGGATCTTGAGTCCGGGGATGACGACAGGCTCGCCAGGAAAGATGAGTTCTGCCAGCCTGCTTGCGACCGGTTGGGAAACGGCGCCTGAACGCCTCACGGACAGGGGCTTGATCTGCCGCAACTCTTCTCGTGTGGTGATGAAAGACGAGCGCTCGGTACGAGCAGCACCTCGTGTACCCCCATGAAGTGCACTATACTCAAAGTGCTTCTCGATGCCATTCCAGCCGTAGAGCATACGGGCTTCGAGCATGCCGCTGGCCTCATTGCGCGCGATCACGACAAAGGGAGCGAGCAGGAGCACGTCCCCGCTTCGAGAGGCGATGAACGGAACCTTCGTGGGCACCTTCAACTCGCTCCCGTCGATGAGCTGGGAGGCCCATTCGGGCTCCGTCCCAGAGAACCGAAGGACACGAACGACTTCCGATCCATTCTGGAGTTCTTCGCGAGTGGCGACGTAGAGGAGCGGATAGTCGTGCAGGAACCGGAGTGCCTCGCACACAGTGCGCAGAGGTCCATCTATTTGCGCAAGGCATTCTTGGGCAGTTGCTTCGTCTGGCAGGGGAGCGCCATCTCGGTGGAAGAGAGTGTTGCGAAGGTCGATCAGTTGCTTGAGATGCTCGGTGATGGATGACCTTTCGAGCTTCCCCCCGGGCCCTAGGGTTACGAGCAGGGAGGTAAATTCAGGCGCAACCTGCGCCTTGCCACTCGCGAGAATGCTTCCGGCAAGTGCCTCCGCAGCCAATGCCCAATCTCCCAAACTGGGAGTATCCAGTTTATTGATGAGCTTGAGATATGCCTCAGGAGGGCGCAGATCCAGCCCTGCATTTTCAGCAGCAAGAACCGCGACGATGTAGCGTTGGACGAGGTCGGCGAAGCCAAGCCGCCACCCCAATCGTTCCCGTGCATCGCCTATCGCTGACTGTGCACGACGGTAAGCTTCGACGAGCATCTGCGGCGCATAGCAGCGAAGGACGAGATCCGAGGATGCGACATCCACAGCAGTGCGCATATCGTGCCTTCCGTCACCCCGCCCATCTTCCCCGCTGCGTGATCTCGTCATGCTCCTCTTCATACACGCATTGGGGTATTCGCTGCACGAGCCCATCCCTCTCAGTGCGCCTCTTCGATAGGTAATCCGAATCGTCATGACGCCATGGGCCAAAGTGGGCATAACAGCGCCCAACGAAGGCCGAAACTGGGCTGGTCTCTGGCATGAACCATCCCCAGTGGAATTGCCCCCGTCAAATTGGGCAAATCAGGGGTGAGCGTTAGCAGTACGGAACGCGCGGGGTGACTTCATCTTGAGCCCGCGATGCGAGCGGCAGTGGTCCTGCGCGAAGCGGGCCTGTCCCAATGTCTCAGTGCAGATACGACAGCTGAATCTGGGTGAACCGGTGGCCGGATAGCAGCGGGTTCGGCGGGTCGGCCAGTTCTTGGGAGCGGAAGACCATGCTCAGGCCGAGCTGGAACCCGCCCGCCCGGAAGGCCGCGCCGAACTCGCTGTCCCCGACGATGGGCGCCTTCCGGACGCTGATGCTCGGACGGAAGAGCGTTCCGTCCAGGAACAGGTTCCTCGCAACCACCCTCGCCTGCCCCCGCGCGTACAGGTAGGCCTCCCAGGCGCGTTCATCTCGAATGGCCATCAGCTCCGAGGAGGCTTCCCCCTGCGCCCGCTGAGCCTCCAGTTCCTTGACTACGGACGGCATGATTGGCGCCAGGCCATACGGCCGAGCGAGATAGCCCACACGGACCGTCCCTCCCAGGCTCGCGTTCACGAAGACCGTGCCCAGCATCGCCCCGGCGGACCACGTCACGTCCACCACGGGGCTCCAGAGCAGCGGCTGCTCGCGGAGCGCGGAGAAGTGGAACGCGGGCTCGGTGGGCAACTGCTTCTCCCAACCCACCGGAATCCTTGCCACCGTGTGCCCGAAGATGTCGTTCAGCGTCCGGTGCAGCCAGCGCTGCGTCTGCGCCGCCCCGGACGCCGGACCCGTGACGCCCACCGTGGCCTGGAGCGTCAGCCTCGACGAATCCGCGGGCGCCCTTCCCGCATAGATGTGCTGGAAGAAGATGCCGCCGTGCAGCCAGCCCCCATAGGGCCGGTCATTCGGATCCGGGAACACCTCCTGCTCCGGCAACGGAACGATGCGGCTGGGCGTGTACATGTTCTGCGCCAGCGAGCCGCCACAGAGGTACCGGTGCTGCACGCCGTCCGGAAGCCGCAGCGCCCGCGCGATGGAACGGCACCCGTCGTATTCCCCGAAGTGCTCGATGCGGACGCCGTTCGTGTAGAGCCGGTCGCTCTTGGCCAACACGTCATTCTCGAAGTGAAGGCTCGTGACGAACGGCAGCTTCTCCTCCACCTGCGCGGTGGAAGAAGCCTCCGCCTGGGCCAGACAGGATGCGGTCAGCAACGCGAGTGCCTTCAGCATCCCTCCAGTCTACCGCTCGCGC from Myxococcus xanthus encodes the following:
- a CDS encoding lipid A deacylase LpxR family protein, producing MLKALALLTASCLAQAEASSTAQVEEKLPFVTSLHFENDVLAKSDRLYTNGVRIEHFGEYDGCRSIARALRLPDGVQHRYLCGGSLAQNMYTPSRIVPLPEQEVFPDPNDRPYGGWLHGGIFFQHIYAGRAPADSSRLTLQATVGVTGPASGAAQTQRWLHRTLNDIFGHTVARIPVGWEKQLPTEPAFHFSALREQPLLWSPVVDVTWSAGAMLGTVFVNASLGGTVRVGYLARPYGLAPIMPSVVKELEAQRAQGEASSELMAIRDERAWEAYLYARGQARVVARNLFLDGTLFRPSISVRKAPIVGDSEFGAAFRAGGFQLGLSMVFRSQELADPPNPLLSGHRFTQIQLSYLH
- a CDS encoding serine/threonine-protein kinase, with protein sequence MRTAVDVASSDLVLRCYAPQMLVEAYRRAQSAIGDARERLGWRLGFADLVQRYIVAVLAAENAGLDLRPPEAYLKLINKLDTPSLGDWALAAEALAGSILASGKAQVAPEFTSLLVTLGPGGKLERSSITEHLKQLIDLRNTLFHRDGAPLPDEATAQECLAQIDGPLRTVCEALRFLHDYPLLYVATREELQNGSEVVRVLRFSGTEPEWASQLIDGSELKVPTKVPFIASRSGDVLLLAPFVVIARNEASGMLEARMLYGWNGIEKHFEYSALHGGTRGAARTERSSFITTREELRQIKPLSVRRSGAVSQPVASRLAELIFPGEPVVIPGLKIQGKLGAGASSIVYLAREEFKGRPPGPNIAVKVLRHIVAVNQLQRQRLRMEHELLANLNHPSIVKVSDYRDEPSPHLLMEYVNGEDLQSAVDRKSLPASRAVTICLDVLSALESAHAHGVIHRDVKPSNIIVDRTGSVRLIDFGIATAEHLARQTRTLDAVGTVAFAAPEQLQRTGEVDERADLYALGRVLEFLVAGELGPMRVISDKLPPGLHAIVRKATQTAPEHRFQSAAAMRDALLERQQANWGGAPVQMGDRINESYELHDLKGEHEGIWTFDGAEIASDERVAIALTTVASAGAARLSDAIRACPTTVRSALGFPRLQRTADRLLFCAMAPGEPSEMLLALLAARAPVTAAQVSDTGDQQNAPAHLHGLHSYIQFIEHSDPQSNDANVGLILRAAEYARRAILAIMIGFSRERNEEFLPRAWGDVTTRSLGGLIFTVTPKWQSMLGTSDEPFRTDLSALLELAPALQELANTRNQVAHFGLSESAGIMARQFAPSLHSLLEIGSRVLRRNTESELAPFMTRMSDGSWTLLEVLGTKVQYVSLVTLDKTYEVPADLAASFMSLRAGEVESPLGDRSFAWMHEGEKKLVEIIEAWPHVGKVDVEATTTLHGRRHRTRLLALARGSNRPIFVIRYAQPLNHPKNMNIRLNELGSSAMAFRVPFAVITDGKNWQWYRFDTEEGLLPLRDDQEVKAYARALE
- the apbC gene encoding iron-sulfur cluster carrier protein ApbC; this encodes MRVTQADILAAMSKVMDPELHIDLVKAGMVKDIRVSGDTAKLKIELTTPACPMKGKIQADSEAALKAVPGLKSFDIEWGAQVRAAGGGMPAGALLPQVKNIILVGAGKGGVGKSTVSINLATALAQHGAKVGLLDADFYGPSVPMMTGLGDKRPVSPDGKKLNPLEAHGLKVMSIGFLVEADQALIWRGPMLHGALMQLVRDVNWGELDYLVLDLPPGTGDVALTLSQSVRAAGAVLVTTPQDVALADVVRAKQMFDKVHIPVLGIVENMSQFVCPNCSHTTAIFNHGGGRKAAQMFGIPFLGEIPLDLKVRESGDSGVPVVVGAKDSPEAKAFQEVARNIAGRVSAQSIKSVPLPVMQAR